The following are encoded together in the Kribbella sp. CA-293567 genome:
- a CDS encoding ABC transporter ATP-binding protein, with translation MAVSATQEAALREAERVGTEFVIETSDLRMRYGSKDVLRGVDLQVRRGEVLALLGPNGAGKTSTIEILEGFRLRSAGDVKVLGVDPANGDEQWRARIGIVLQSWRDHGTWQVRELLSHLGRYYVPFSTSDRARPYGADELMELVGLQKQATTRIGSLSGGQRRRLDVAVGIVGKPELLFLDEPTVGFDPQARQEFHELVHQLSSLGETSILLTTHDLAEAEKLSDRIVILAGGRIMADGTAAELARQVAGKAEIKYSRGGQFHVDAADDATRYVRELFARYGEEIGDLEVHKASLEDVYMTLVREFESGQWTDASTLTEVTR, from the coding sequence ATGGCGGTGTCGGCAACCCAGGAAGCCGCCCTGCGCGAGGCCGAGCGAGTGGGGACCGAGTTCGTCATCGAAACCTCGGATCTGCGGATGCGCTACGGCTCGAAGGACGTACTGCGTGGTGTTGACCTCCAGGTCCGGCGCGGCGAAGTGCTGGCCCTGCTCGGGCCGAACGGCGCGGGCAAGACCTCGACCATCGAGATCCTCGAAGGCTTTCGGCTCCGTTCAGCAGGAGACGTCAAAGTGCTCGGCGTCGATCCGGCGAACGGCGACGAGCAGTGGCGTGCTCGGATCGGCATCGTTCTGCAGTCCTGGCGCGACCACGGGACGTGGCAGGTCCGGGAACTTCTGAGTCACCTCGGGCGGTACTACGTTCCCTTCTCGACCTCCGACCGAGCGCGACCGTACGGCGCTGACGAGTTGATGGAGCTGGTCGGTCTGCAGAAGCAGGCCACGACGAGGATCGGCAGCCTTTCCGGCGGTCAGCGGCGCCGGCTCGATGTCGCGGTCGGAATCGTCGGGAAGCCGGAGTTGCTGTTCCTGGACGAGCCGACAGTGGGCTTCGATCCGCAGGCCCGGCAGGAGTTCCATGAGTTGGTGCATCAGCTGTCGAGCCTGGGGGAGACGTCGATCCTGCTGACGACCCATGATCTGGCCGAGGCGGAGAAACTCTCGGATCGGATCGTCATCCTGGCCGGCGGCAGGATCATGGCCGACGGTACGGCGGCGGAGCTGGCGCGGCAGGTCGCTGGGAAGGCAGAGATCAAGTACAGCCGGGGCGGTCAGTTCCACGTGGACGCGGCCGACGACGCCACCCGGTACGTTCGCGAACTCTTTGCGCGGTACGGCGAGGAGATCGGCGATCTGGAGGTGCACAAAGCGAGTCTGGAGGACGTGTACATGACGTTGGTGCGGGAGTTCGAGTCCGGGCAGTGGACGGATGCCTCGACGCTGACGGAGGTGACCCGATGA